In Flavobacterium lacustre, a genomic segment contains:
- a CDS encoding acetyl-CoA C-acyltransferase — MNRRIVIVSAVRTPIGSFMGGLSTVSAPRLGAVAIKGALDKINLDPNLIDEVFMGNVVQAGVGQAPARQAAIFAGLSNSVACTTVNKVCASGMKSVMLGAQAILCGDAEIVVAGGMENMSLIPHYMHLRNGTKFGPSTMVDGMQKDGLTDAYDNNAMGVCADLCASEYNFTREDQDNFAIQSYERSAKAWESGKFDNEIIPVAVPQRKGDPIIISKDEEFTNVKLDRIPSLSPVFTKEGTVTAANASTINDGAAAVVLMTEKKAIALGLKPLAYIRGYADAAQEPKWFTTSPAKAIPKALEKAGLKVSDVDYFEFNEAFAVVGLANAKILDLNNDTINVNGGAVSLGHPLGCSGVRIIVTLINVLEQNNGKIGAAAICNGGGGASAIIIEKA; from the coding sequence ATGAACAGAAGAATTGTTATCGTTTCTGCCGTTAGAACTCCCATCGGAAGTTTTATGGGTGGATTATCTACTGTTTCTGCACCAAGATTAGGTGCGGTTGCTATAAAAGGAGCTTTAGATAAAATAAATTTAGATCCAAATTTAATTGACGAAGTATTTATGGGTAATGTAGTTCAGGCTGGTGTAGGACAAGCTCCCGCCAGACAAGCAGCAATATTTGCCGGTTTATCAAATTCAGTAGCTTGCACAACCGTCAATAAAGTATGTGCCTCCGGCATGAAATCAGTGATGCTTGGAGCGCAAGCTATTTTGTGTGGCGATGCAGAAATTGTTGTGGCTGGCGGAATGGAAAATATGAGTTTGATTCCTCATTATATGCATTTGAGAAACGGAACTAAATTTGGCCCAAGCACAATGGTAGACGGAATGCAGAAAGATGGCCTTACAGATGCTTATGATAATAATGCAATGGGGGTTTGTGCCGATTTGTGCGCCTCTGAATACAACTTCACTCGAGAAGATCAAGATAACTTTGCAATTCAGTCGTACGAACGAAGTGCTAAAGCTTGGGAATCCGGTAAATTTGATAATGAAATTATTCCTGTTGCGGTTCCCCAAAGAAAGGGAGATCCCATTATAATATCAAAAGATGAAGAATTTACGAATGTAAAATTAGACAGAATTCCTTCATTAAGCCCTGTTTTCACAAAAGAAGGTACCGTTACCGCAGCTAATGCATCAACCATAAATGACGGAGCTGCTGCAGTTGTATTAATGACTGAAAAAAAAGCAATAGCATTAGGATTAAAACCCTTAGCTTACATCAGAGGATATGCTGATGCGGCGCAAGAACCAAAATGGTTTACCACAAGTCCGGCTAAAGCAATTCCAAAAGCATTAGAAAAAGCGGGATTAAAAGTTAGCGATGTTGACTATTTTGAATTTAACGAAGCTTTTGCCGTTGTTGGTTTAGCAAATGCTAAAATTTTAGACCTAAATAACGATACAATTAATGTAAATGGAGGTGCAGTATCACTAGGACATCCTTTAGGTTGTTCTGGCGTTAGAATCATCGTTACTCTAATAAATGTTTTAGAACAAAACAATGGTAAAATTGGTGCTGCAGCAATTTGCAATGGTGGAGGTGGCGCTTCAGCTATTATCATCGAAAAAGCATAA
- a CDS encoding M15 family metallopeptidase encodes MNFQPKPFILLCSLFCFISCKSQVAFSETESLKAVSDTTFVNLKEYSTDFVYDMKYATEDNFLKAKVYDCAECFLRLKTVEALIEANKKFMKKGFRIKLFDCYRPLDIQKKMWEIVSNPEYVANPAKGSIHNRGAAVDITLVDSEGKELDMGTSFDFFGKEASHNYLSFSDEIMSNRKLLKKIMIKKGFNSFDSEWWHYNFKSGLKDNVSNVKWDCN; translated from the coding sequence ATGAATTTTCAACCGAAACCATTTATTCTTCTGTGTTCTCTTTTTTGTTTTATTTCCTGTAAATCTCAAGTTGCTTTTTCTGAAACAGAGTCCTTAAAAGCAGTCAGTGATACCACATTTGTTAATTTGAAAGAGTACAGCACTGATTTTGTCTATGATATGAAATATGCTACAGAAGATAATTTTTTAAAGGCAAAAGTCTATGATTGTGCTGAATGTTTCTTGCGATTAAAAACAGTAGAAGCATTAATTGAGGCCAATAAAAAATTCATGAAAAAAGGCTTTAGAATAAAACTGTTTGATTGTTACCGCCCTTTAGATATTCAGAAAAAAATGTGGGAAATTGTGTCTAATCCTGAATATGTTGCTAATCCAGCCAAAGGCTCCATTCATAATAGAGGAGCAGCAGTGGATATTACTTTGGTTGATAGTGAAGGAAAAGAATTGGACATGGGAACCTCTTTTGATTTTTTTGGTAAAGAAGCTAGTCATAATTATCTCAGTTTTTCAGATGAAATAATGAGCAATAGAAAATTATTAAAAAAAATAATGATCAAAAAAGGGTTTAATTCCTTTGATTCTGAATGGTGGCATTACAATTTTAAATCAGGCTTAAAAGACAA